Proteins encoded within one genomic window of Zestosphaera sp.:
- a CDS encoding MFS transporter has protein sequence MGEFREVLKGNVGVMALSWFLFSLSGALVQPFFTLYAKNLGADDLSIAMIKSAGLLALSVALIPGGILTDYVGRVKMIVVGTAGITIVQFLYALANNWSTLAVVWILDEVLHFYQPALSAIVMDSLPKDRTLKGFIALQAFPNLPWLFMPLVGGYLYDKYGLMGIRVGFVLSGVLSGMVTFLRLKGFKETYSYRQVNAGLSELPRVLANNKSKVRRAFMVYTYSALLLPVATGVSNTYSSIYVVNLLGLSKTDLGSATSIAIAFSIAVSLTLAPSKQLESKLLKLGVAGTLFLALSQAVLGIAGLIKTQPFPAVVLAFTLSQVGTTLANPVVSTLLTRTLPIEMRGTMTGVQRTLETFGGSLGAFVAGALYLILGPQNSLLLSFLLGLIATYYLLMVVRELT, from the coding sequence GTGGGCGAGTTTAGGGAGGTGCTTAAAGGCAACGTCGGCGTGATGGCCCTCTCATGGTTCCTCTTCAGCCTAAGCGGGGCTCTCGTGCAACCCTTCTTCACACTGTACGCTAAGAACCTTGGCGCTGACGACCTCTCTATAGCGATGATTAAGTCGGCAGGCCTTCTGGCGCTCTCTGTAGCTCTAATCCCGGGCGGGATCCTCACAGACTACGTCGGCAGAGTTAAGATGATAGTGGTTGGCACTGCCGGCATAACCATCGTTCAATTCCTCTATGCGCTCGCCAACAACTGGAGCACCCTCGCCGTGGTGTGGATTCTTGACGAAGTACTCCACTTCTACCAGCCGGCACTCTCAGCCATAGTGATGGACTCGCTACCTAAGGACAGAACTCTGAAGGGCTTCATAGCGCTTCAGGCGTTCCCCAACCTCCCCTGGCTCTTCATGCCGCTCGTGGGCGGTTATCTCTACGACAAATACGGGTTGATGGGAATCAGGGTTGGGTTCGTTCTCTCCGGGGTCCTGAGCGGTATGGTGACTTTCTTAAGACTTAAGGGCTTCAAGGAGACCTACAGCTATAGACAAGTCAATGCAGGTCTAAGCGAATTACCCCGCGTCCTAGCCAATAACAAATCTAAGGTTCGCAGGGCCTTCATGGTATACACCTACTCAGCACTCCTGCTCCCGGTAGCGACCGGGGTGTCAAACACTTACAGCTCGATCTACGTGGTAAACCTGCTGGGCTTGAGCAAAACGGATCTGGGCAGCGCCACCAGCATCGCCATCGCCTTCAGCATAGCTGTCTCGCTGACCCTAGCCCCGTCCAAGCAACTTGAAAGCAAGCTACTCAAGCTCGGGGTAGCTGGCACGCTGTTCTTAGCGCTGTCGCAGGCGGTCTTAGGTATTGCAGGCCTCATCAAGACACAGCCCTTCCCTGCAGTAGTACTCGCATTCACCCTCAGCCAAGTGGGAACCACTCTAGCAAACCCCGTCGTCTCAACCCTCCTAACAAGGACGTTGCCAATCGAAATGAGGGGTACCATGACGGGCGTGCAGAGGACTTTGGAAACGTTCGGAGGATCTCTAGGCGCATTCGTTGCTGGAGCGCTCTACCTAATCCTAGGCCCTCAGAACTCCCTCCTGCTGAGCTTCCTGCTAGGGCTCATTGCCACGTATTACCTCCTAATGGTCGTGAGGGAGCTGACCTGA
- a CDS encoding (2Fe-2S)-binding protein, with amino-acid sequence MGGEGVKGEGVVIVCRCNDVTIDDIKKAIESGIDDFELLRRYLRIGLGPCQGRSCVFIAARIFARATGKSLDEVLANYKVRPPILPLPAKYFLRGADP; translated from the coding sequence ATGGGTGGAGAGGGGGTGAAGGGGGAGGGAGTAGTGATCGTGTGCAGGTGCAATGACGTCACGATCGACGACATCAAGAAGGCCATAGAGTCGGGCATTGACGACTTCGAGCTCCTGAGGAGGTATCTGAGGATAGGTCTGGGGCCTTGCCAGGGGAGGAGTTGCGTGTTCATCGCGGCCAGGATATTCGCCAGGGCCACTGGGAAGAGTCTGGACGAGGTGCTTGCAAACTATAAGGTGAGGCCGCCGATACTCCCTCTCCCGGCTAAGTACTTCCTCAGGGGTGCTGACCCTTGA
- a CDS encoding DUF131 domain-containing protein produces MLSEALLAVGVALIVLGVVLLMLTALRSGGGGRVEGGGVVIIGPVPIVIGSSQRISSVLLVLAIILTAAVLITYLLTKAW; encoded by the coding sequence ATGCTCTCGGAGGCGTTACTCGCGGTCGGGGTTGCGCTGATAGTGCTCGGCGTCGTATTGCTGATGCTAACAGCCCTCCGCAGCGGGGGTGGGGGCAGGGTTGAGGGAGGGGGTGTTGTGATCATAGGGCCTGTGCCGATAGTCATAGGTTCAAGCCAAAGGATATCTTCAGTTCTCCTAGTGCTTGCGATAATCCTGACCGCAGCTGTTTTAATAACGTACTTACTAACTAAGGCGTGGTGA
- a CDS encoding FAD-dependent oxidoreductase yields the protein MYWWSESPQDKRIWEHPILSFHRGRRLTFLFEGRAVEAYEGESVAVALYAMGIDTLSWSSVLGRARGPFCMIGKCSSCFMVVDGVPNTKTCRVPVREGMRVERQKGLVQPSGGGGPNDVREEVVDVDVLVVGGGPAGMSAALKASEFGLEVLIVEEHFKLGGQLLKQTHKFFGNVELFGGMRGFQIAEEYTKRISANPNIRVLTESAVYGVFRGGVVGVVGKDAHYLVRPKAVIVSTGAQERYLEFPNNDVPGVIGAGGAQTVMNEFGVKPGEKALVVGSGNVGLILSYQLLQAGVSVSAVVEILPEIGGWFVHASKVRRYGIPILLQHTLKAVAGDGRVSEAVVSAVDGRFNPIPGTERRFDADLVLLAVGLEPDTRLFAQSGAVMRWSPELGGMVPIRTPDLETSVRNLYVAGDSSGVEEATTAMIEGWMAALSVVGRFADPSKASKAAEEMMRLHNFLWGEYRTSPLLSRARKGKESVTVSAEEMDKLRAQFPSPISFG from the coding sequence TTGTATTGGTGGTCTGAATCGCCTCAGGATAAGAGGATTTGGGAGCATCCTATATTATCTTTTCACCGGGGCAGGAGACTCACGTTCCTCTTCGAGGGTCGGGCTGTTGAGGCCTATGAGGGGGAGAGCGTGGCTGTGGCTCTGTACGCCATGGGGATCGACACGCTGTCCTGGAGCTCCGTTCTCGGTAGGGCTAGGGGGCCCTTCTGCATGATTGGTAAGTGCAGCAGTTGCTTCATGGTCGTGGACGGGGTTCCCAACACTAAGACCTGCAGAGTGCCTGTGAGGGAGGGCATGAGGGTTGAGAGGCAGAAGGGGTTGGTCCAGCCGTCCGGGGGAGGCGGCCCCAACGACGTCAGGGAGGAGGTGGTGGATGTTGACGTGCTGGTGGTCGGCGGCGGCCCCGCCGGCATGTCCGCCGCCCTTAAGGCCTCAGAGTTCGGGCTGGAGGTCTTGATAGTTGAGGAGCACTTCAAGCTCGGCGGCCAGCTGCTTAAGCAGACGCATAAGTTCTTCGGCAATGTGGAATTGTTCGGGGGTATGAGGGGCTTCCAGATAGCTGAGGAGTACACTAAGAGGATCTCAGCCAACCCGAATATCAGGGTGCTTACCGAGTCAGCGGTCTACGGGGTCTTCAGGGGAGGTGTTGTTGGGGTTGTGGGTAAGGACGCCCACTACCTGGTCAGACCTAAGGCAGTGATAGTCTCCACGGGGGCGCAGGAGAGGTATCTCGAGTTCCCGAACAATGACGTGCCCGGAGTCATCGGCGCCGGCGGGGCTCAGACGGTCATGAACGAGTTCGGAGTTAAGCCGGGTGAGAAGGCCTTAGTGGTTGGATCCGGAAACGTTGGCCTGATCCTCTCATACCAACTTCTTCAGGCCGGGGTCTCCGTGAGTGCGGTGGTTGAGATTCTGCCTGAGATAGGTGGGTGGTTCGTGCACGCGTCTAAGGTCAGGAGGTACGGCATACCCATACTCCTACAACACACCCTTAAGGCGGTGGCCGGCGATGGGAGAGTTAGTGAGGCGGTGGTATCTGCTGTGGACGGGAGGTTCAACCCGATACCGGGTACGGAGAGGAGGTTCGACGCGGATTTAGTGCTTCTGGCCGTAGGTCTGGAGCCGGACACCAGGCTATTCGCCCAGAGCGGGGCCGTCATGAGGTGGTCCCCCGAGCTTGGCGGCATGGTCCCGATCAGGACGCCTGATCTGGAGACCTCGGTCAGGAATTTGTACGTTGCAGGGGACTCCTCAGGGGTCGAGGAGGCCACGACGGCCATGATTGAGGGTTGGATGGCCGCGTTATCCGTCGTGGGTAGGTTCGCTGACCCGTCTAAAGCGTCTAAGGCCGCTGAAGAGATGATGAGGCTTCACAACTTCCTCTGGGGTGAGTACAGGACGTCGCCGTTGCTCTCGAGGGCTAGGAAGGGCAAGGAGTCGGTGACCGTCAGCGCTGAGGAGATGGACAAGCTCAGGGCTCAGTTCCCCTCACCCATTTCGTTCGGGTGA
- a CDS encoding iron-containing alcohol dehydrogenase codes for MEFTHYLPTKIVFGRGTIERLGDEVRKLGGSKALVVTTGNLLDVTGYSNIIGGALNCAGVEYIVFNEVEENPSIETCEKGAGISRREGVDVIISFGGGSAIDAGKAISVLTSLGGDARDYLFPKVVEAPTMPVIAIPTTCGTGAEVTRYAVLTDLSFRRKVVMSGPSVLPRVAVVDPQVLRNLPRRLLAWTSLDALSHALEAYISKASTPISDGVALESIDYILKNLLRGYEGDENAKEKLHVAATLGGIAINAAGTTLIHAIGYYLTTHHNVQHGLANALVMPYVLEHNLRYVDEDKVSMLLRVVGVSSIEDLIGKLSTLMDEVEIPDSIADVGFKEEELELIATDALDYKRNINVNPAPVNKDLVKGLVRKALQGRSKFIRQ; via the coding sequence GTGGAGTTCACACACTACCTCCCCACCAAGATAGTGTTTGGGAGAGGCACTATCGAGAGGTTGGGGGATGAGGTCAGAAAGTTAGGCGGTTCTAAAGCGTTGGTCGTGACTACCGGCAACCTGCTTGACGTCACGGGCTATTCCAACATAATTGGAGGCGCTCTGAATTGCGCGGGCGTTGAGTACATAGTGTTCAACGAGGTCGAGGAGAACCCCAGCATCGAGACATGTGAGAAGGGCGCGGGGATCTCCAGGAGGGAGGGTGTAGACGTTATCATATCGTTCGGCGGCGGCAGCGCCATAGACGCAGGCAAAGCTATATCCGTCCTCACGTCCTTAGGAGGTGATGCTAGGGACTACCTGTTCCCGAAGGTTGTTGAGGCACCCACCATGCCGGTGATAGCGATACCAACCACGTGCGGCACTGGGGCGGAGGTTACGAGATATGCGGTTCTGACGGACTTGAGCTTTAGGAGGAAGGTAGTGATGTCCGGCCCTTCAGTACTACCTAGAGTGGCTGTGGTGGACCCTCAGGTGCTTAGGAACCTGCCTAGGAGATTGCTGGCGTGGACCTCGCTGGACGCACTATCACACGCCCTAGAGGCCTACATATCTAAGGCATCGACACCAATATCCGACGGCGTGGCGCTGGAGTCGATAGACTACATACTCAAGAACCTGCTGAGGGGGTACGAGGGCGATGAGAACGCTAAAGAGAAGCTTCACGTAGCAGCCACGCTGGGGGGCATCGCCATTAACGCGGCCGGCACCACCTTAATTCACGCCATAGGGTATTACCTCACAACACATCACAACGTCCAGCATGGACTGGCTAACGCGCTGGTGATGCCCTACGTTCTAGAACACAATCTCAGGTACGTGGATGAGGATAAGGTAAGCATGTTGTTACGGGTTGTCGGGGTTTCGTCCATCGAGGATCTCATCGGGAAGCTCTCCACGCTAATGGACGAGGTCGAAATACCGGACAGCATAGCTGATGTAGGGTTTAAGGAGGAGGAGCTAGAGCTAATAGCTACGGACGCACTGGACTACAAGAGGAACATAAATGTCAACCCAGCACCAGTTAATAAGGACCTCGTTAAGGGGTTGGTCAGGAAGGCATTGCAGGGCAGATCCAAGTTCATCAGGCAGTGA
- a CDS encoding ABC transporter ATP-binding protein yields MELEVRDLSVLIGGLQILRNLNLAISSGVTAVIGPNGAGKTTLLKAISGLISFQGVVKLFGRDIASLSRAEVARLVTYVPPVIDALPDVTVGDLILSDYMVDRGLLNHYVSLLKLGPLLARRVGLVSSGELSRALLARGLSRDSRAIALDEPLSHIDIRFQLTLLEHLKVLGREGRVVLIASNQLSPLLNHVDHVLVLNNGEAVFTGSTADLLKTKILDDVYGVEFEVITGNGFVDLLPKKPLQ; encoded by the coding sequence ATGGAACTGGAGGTTCGTGACCTGAGCGTCCTTATCGGAGGCCTTCAGATCCTTCGCAACCTTAATCTCGCAATAAGCAGCGGCGTGACCGCCGTCATAGGCCCTAACGGAGCGGGCAAGACAACCCTCCTTAAAGCAATCTCAGGGCTGATCAGCTTCCAGGGGGTCGTTAAGCTCTTCGGCAGGGACATTGCTTCACTGAGTCGGGCTGAAGTAGCTCGGCTAGTCACTTACGTACCCCCCGTCATTGACGCGTTGCCGGACGTCACGGTAGGGGACTTAATCCTAAGCGACTACATGGTTGACAGGGGATTACTCAATCACTACGTAAGCCTCCTCAAGTTAGGCCCGCTCCTGGCTAGGAGGGTGGGTCTAGTCAGCAGTGGTGAGTTAAGCAGGGCCCTACTTGCCAGGGGCCTCTCAAGGGACTCGAGAGCGATAGCCCTGGACGAGCCGCTTTCACACATAGACATTAGATTCCAGCTCACATTGCTAGAGCATTTAAAGGTGCTGGGTAGGGAGGGCAGAGTTGTCCTGATAGCGTCTAACCAGCTGAGCCCCCTCCTAAACCACGTTGACCATGTTCTGGTCCTCAACAATGGTGAGGCGGTCTTCACAGGCTCCACCGCCGACCTCCTCAAGACTAAGATCCTGGATGACGTATACGGCGTTGAGTTCGAGGTAATCACGGGAAACGGGTTCGTGGATTTGCTGCCTAAAAAACCTCTTCAGTAG
- a CDS encoding FAD-binding oxidoreductase: protein MLVVGAGVSGLFAAYELRKRGVDVVVVDASYPGSGASMRNLGCFRSSFTSPEHVTLMKESIKEWLGLRDEMGIELEQCGYLWIARRDETLSTFRRLAEFYHQFSIPAEILDADEVKDVEPMVNTRLVAGAMRDPTAGMMPMLKNFVKIYLKVKGSGVRILPYTKVLKLLVSGGRVVAAETGRGVIEADVFLVAAGGDSREIVKTVGIDLPIVDVPRHPFVTEPYSRGVIRSGLLIDWDTPGSPHIRQTEDGNFILARDLEDVAGASIYSQRADAITHILKPLTELLPFLSKVNILRYWMGYYDMTPDHHPIYGPLHPYENLYVAAGFSGHGMMLGPVTGKLMSSWILDGRPYIDVANNLTLERFKLGKLVRELAVIG, encoded by the coding sequence GTGCTTGTGGTAGGCGCCGGGGTGAGCGGGCTCTTCGCGGCCTACGAGCTGCGTAAGCGGGGCGTCGACGTGGTGGTCGTTGACGCTAGCTACCCCGGCAGTGGGGCCAGTATGAGGAACTTAGGTTGCTTCAGATCCTCCTTCACCTCCCCCGAGCACGTCACCCTGATGAAGGAAAGCATTAAGGAGTGGCTCGGGCTTAGGGATGAGATGGGGATCGAGCTCGAGCAGTGTGGCTACCTGTGGATAGCGCGCAGGGACGAGACTCTCTCCACCTTCAGGAGGTTGGCTGAGTTCTACCATCAGTTCAGCATACCGGCGGAAATACTTGACGCTGACGAGGTCAAGGATGTGGAGCCCATGGTAAACACCAGGCTGGTCGCGGGGGCTATGAGAGACCCTACTGCCGGCATGATGCCGATGCTTAAGAACTTCGTTAAGATCTATCTTAAGGTCAAGGGTTCGGGTGTCAGGATACTGCCCTACACTAAGGTGCTTAAGCTGCTGGTCAGCGGCGGCAGGGTCGTAGCGGCCGAGACCGGCAGGGGCGTCATTGAGGCGGATGTGTTTCTTGTGGCCGCGGGCGGTGATAGCAGGGAGATAGTCAAGACGGTCGGCATCGACCTGCCCATAGTTGACGTACCTAGGCACCCATTCGTGACGGAGCCGTACTCCAGGGGCGTAATCAGGTCGGGCCTCCTGATAGATTGGGACACGCCCGGATCCCCGCACATAAGGCAGACTGAGGATGGGAACTTCATACTCGCCAGGGATCTGGAGGACGTTGCGGGGGCGTCCATATACTCTCAGAGGGCGGACGCCATCACCCACATACTGAAGCCCCTGACGGAGCTCCTGCCATTCCTGAGTAAGGTGAACATACTCAGATACTGGATGGGCTACTACGACATGACGCCGGACCACCACCCAATATACGGACCTCTACACCCCTACGAGAACCTGTACGTAGCTGCGGGCTTCAGCGGTCACGGGATGATGTTAGGGCCTGTAACCGGTAAACTGATGTCTAGCTGGATACTTGACGGCAGACCTTACATAGACGTAGCTAACAACCTCACTCTGGAGAGGTTTAAATTAGGGAAACTTGTGAGGGAACTAGCGGTTATAGGTTAA
- a CDS encoding ABC transporter permease — MSALTRLNTLLAMAEMELRRLRHDPFEIVTRAIQPILWVGVFGAVMARVRAFPSVSDYVTFITPGVILQSSTFIALAYGIALVFERESGVLKKLLASPLPRSYVVVGRALAGGIRASTQYVIVLVSAVLVGAKVVGNPINLIAGYLILVLACMGFTGVSILIASLLKTRERFMGIIGAITMPLFFASNALYPIEIMPDPIKYVSLVNPLTYTVSALRKLLVGNSYELTQELLVLTAFTAATLGMSIRYLRRIVE, encoded by the coding sequence ATGAGCGCGTTAACTAGGCTCAACACGCTCTTAGCCATGGCCGAGATGGAGCTGAGGAGGCTCAGGCACGATCCATTCGAGATAGTTACGCGGGCCATACAGCCAATACTCTGGGTAGGGGTCTTCGGCGCGGTCATGGCTAGGGTGAGGGCCTTCCCAAGCGTTAGCGACTACGTGACGTTCATAACGCCGGGCGTGATCCTGCAGTCCTCAACCTTCATAGCTCTAGCGTACGGCATAGCGCTGGTGTTTGAGAGGGAGTCGGGCGTGCTTAAGAAGCTCCTTGCCTCACCGCTGCCAAGAAGCTACGTAGTGGTCGGCAGGGCCTTAGCGGGAGGGATCAGGGCCTCAACACAATACGTTATAGTGCTGGTGTCGGCCGTGCTGGTCGGCGCTAAGGTCGTCGGCAACCCGATAAACCTCATCGCAGGGTATTTAATACTGGTCTTAGCCTGCATGGGATTTACAGGGGTCTCCATACTAATAGCATCCCTGCTCAAGACCCGTGAGAGGTTCATGGGCATAATAGGCGCCATAACGATGCCTTTATTCTTCGCCAGCAACGCCCTCTACCCGATAGAGATAATGCCTGATCCCATCAAATACGTCTCCCTGGTCAACCCGCTCACATACACGGTCTCGGCGTTGCGGAAGTTGCTGGTGGGTAACTCATACGAGCTGACGCAGGAGCTCCTAGTTCTCACAGCCTTCACTGCAGCAACTCTAGGGATGTCCATCAGGTATTTGAGGAGGATTGTTGAGTGA
- a CDS encoding 4Fe-4S binding protein, with amino-acid sequence MSVAAEVRLKRLVVVDQDLCVGCMSCMFACSRRYVDAGLGYTAIYVRSAGGVEKGFSVIVCRACKNPSCAKVCPTDALVLRRGGGVILNPNLCIGCGNCRAACPFGAVQWNIYINKPVICAHCGYCVDFCPFGVLALEEVDS; translated from the coding sequence TTGAGCGTTGCTGCGGAGGTCAGGCTGAAGAGGCTTGTCGTCGTCGATCAGGATCTGTGTGTTGGTTGCATGTCATGCATGTTTGCTTGCTCGCGGAGGTATGTGGACGCCGGTTTAGGTTACACGGCCATATACGTGAGGAGTGCGGGGGGTGTTGAGAAGGGCTTCTCAGTCATTGTCTGCAGGGCCTGTAAGAACCCCTCCTGCGCTAAGGTGTGCCCTACCGACGCGCTCGTGTTGAGGAGGGGTGGTGGTGTGATACTCAATCCTAACCTGTGCATAGGATGCGGTAACTGCAGGGCTGCCTGCCCCTTCGGGGCTGTGCAGTGGAATATCTACATAAACAAGCCGGTCATATGTGCGCACTGCGGGTACTGCGTTGATTTCTGCCCCTTCGGCGTCCTGGCTCTTGAGGAGGTTGATTCCTGA
- a CDS encoding 4Fe-4S binding protein produces MPAPEFRRSGVVTVEDLRGLGLLPPEGRLREGAVAILECPEMIPCNICVPYCPTKAIRMDRLVDLPRVDWDKCVGCGVCVAVCSGLAAFVVDLSKSDADYVTVPHEFLPAPKAGDEVTLLSRRGERVGKGVVVRVWERNKTHVVTVKVPKGLGMEVRAVWVERG; encoded by the coding sequence ATGCCTGCACCCGAGTTCAGGAGATCCGGTGTGGTGACTGTTGAGGATTTAAGGGGGCTTGGCTTGTTGCCGCCTGAGGGGAGGTTGAGGGAGGGGGCTGTGGCGATTCTCGAGTGCCCTGAGATGATCCCGTGCAACATATGCGTTCCCTACTGCCCGACTAAAGCGATAAGGATGGATAGGCTTGTAGATCTGCCCAGGGTTGACTGGGATAAATGCGTCGGATGCGGCGTATGCGTGGCCGTGTGTTCCGGCCTGGCCGCGTTCGTGGTCGACCTCTCTAAGAGTGACGCTGACTACGTCACTGTGCCGCACGAGTTCCTGCCCGCACCTAAGGCGGGCGATGAGGTAACCCTCCTGAGCAGGAGGGGGGAGAGGGTTGGTAAGGGCGTGGTCGTCAGGGTTTGGGAGAGGAATAAGACTCATGTGGTCACGGTCAAGGTTCCTAAGGGTCTTGGTATGGAGGTGAGGGCTGTATGGGTGGAGAGGGGGTGA
- a CDS encoding ABC transporter ATP-binding protein, translating into MSSSEIYPRAGWLRAVEVRGLVKVYGQGFRALNGVSLDVEEGSVHALLGPNGAGKTTLIRVVTTQLRPNEGSVTVFGHDVVRDSQKVREMIGYVPQEMSLWSDLSGYENMLLYAKIYAIPKEVRGRKIEELLDFMDLREAANRLVRTYSGGMVRRLEIAIALMIRPKLLVLDEPTIGLDPGARSLVWDRISGFKRENGVTIFFATHYMDEADKYADYITLLNQGRVVAHGSPSELKNLVEGDKVSITFRGPAGKLADALSGLPGVTVTASSDDHAELLTSNTAMALPLILERLYRGGFKVTEVKIHEATLDEVFIKLTGRRISDEFGRIKEVVGMRRMIRRGG; encoded by the coding sequence ATGAGTTCCTCAGAAATATATCCTCGGGCGGGATGGTTGAGGGCTGTGGAGGTCAGGGGCCTGGTTAAGGTGTACGGCCAGGGCTTCAGAGCCCTGAACGGGGTTAGCTTGGACGTCGAAGAAGGGTCCGTACACGCTCTACTAGGCCCTAACGGGGCGGGTAAGACGACCCTAATAAGGGTAGTGACGACGCAGTTGAGGCCGAACGAGGGGTCCGTCACAGTCTTCGGGCACGACGTAGTGAGGGACTCACAGAAGGTTAGGGAGATGATAGGTTACGTGCCTCAGGAGATGTCCCTCTGGAGTGATTTGAGCGGCTATGAGAACATGCTGCTTTATGCGAAGATCTACGCGATACCTAAGGAAGTTCGGGGCAGGAAGATCGAGGAGTTGCTGGACTTCATGGACTTGAGGGAGGCGGCCAACAGGCTTGTGAGAACCTACTCCGGGGGGATGGTCAGGAGGCTTGAGATCGCCATAGCCCTAATGATTAGGCCTAAGTTACTGGTCCTGGACGAGCCCACCATAGGTCTGGACCCAGGGGCTCGTAGTCTGGTCTGGGACAGGATAAGTGGGTTTAAGAGGGAGAACGGCGTCACAATCTTCTTCGCCACGCACTACATGGATGAGGCCGATAAGTACGCGGACTACATAACGCTACTTAATCAGGGGAGGGTAGTAGCCCACGGATCGCCGAGCGAGTTAAAGAACCTGGTTGAGGGTGATAAGGTAAGCATAACCTTCAGAGGTCCGGCGGGGAAGCTTGCAGACGCCCTCTCGGGGCTTCCCGGAGTAACGGTCACCGCCTCAAGCGACGATCACGCGGAACTCCTCACCAGCAACACCGCCATGGCGTTGCCCCTCATACTTGAGAGGCTGTACAGGGGCGGGTTCAAGGTTACTGAGGTGAAGATTCATGAGGCGACGCTTGATGAAGTCTTCATAAAGCTGACGGGCAGGAGGATCTCCGACGAGTTCGGCAGGATTAAAGAGGTGGTGGGCATGAGGAGGATGATCAGGAGGGGCGGGTGA
- a CDS encoding aminotransferase class III-fold pyridoxal phosphate-dependent enzyme, translated as MNPPGNVEDVIARYERVFSRVQRTSYAPVIATRARNARVTDLGGREFIDFTSSAAVTNVGYCDPELVKTIKEQAEELVHFTFIYGYNVPALQLAEELLELTGIRDGKVVLGLSGSDANEGALMLAKGFRRHSNSLLSYEGGFHGCCVGTTTASGVDLTVKVTEAIGPWLKNVRIPYPNCYRCPLNLDARACRTACLERVKAAIDSVGADSVAALIVESIQGDGGIIVPPDGYLPSLEGILRRYGIPLILDEVQTGMGRTGRWFGYQHFGIQPDIVTLGKSLGAGLPISAIVGREDLMNSLPDFAYSFTLSGNPLISRVALKSIQIIKERDLLRRAERLGARTLERLRRVCESHGIVGDVRGKGLMIGVEIVKSKEGKEKGFEEVKKIVWRAYELGLFLMFLAGNVIRIQPPLTIEEETLDEGLDIFEKAVEDVEEGRVSDEALARIKGW; from the coding sequence ATGAACCCGCCTGGAAACGTCGAGGACGTGATCGCCAGGTATGAGAGGGTCTTCTCCAGAGTTCAGAGGACGTCGTACGCACCTGTAATCGCGACCAGAGCTCGGAACGCGAGGGTGACCGACCTCGGCGGTAGGGAGTTCATAGACTTCACGTCAAGCGCCGCAGTCACTAACGTTGGCTACTGCGATCCAGAGTTGGTTAAGACCATAAAGGAGCAGGCTGAGGAGCTCGTCCACTTCACCTTCATATACGGATATAACGTGCCGGCACTGCAACTAGCGGAGGAGTTGCTTGAGTTAACAGGCATCAGGGACGGGAAAGTGGTCCTGGGCCTAAGCGGCAGCGACGCCAATGAGGGCGCGTTAATGCTTGCTAAAGGCTTCAGAAGACACTCCAATTCCCTACTAAGTTACGAGGGGGGTTTCCACGGCTGCTGCGTGGGCACAACCACAGCATCGGGTGTTGACCTCACGGTGAAGGTCACTGAAGCTATAGGTCCCTGGCTCAAGAACGTGAGAATCCCGTACCCCAACTGCTACAGGTGCCCCCTAAACCTAGACGCGAGAGCCTGTAGGACAGCGTGTCTGGAGCGAGTTAAAGCGGCGATAGACAGCGTGGGCGCTGACAGCGTGGCAGCGCTGATAGTTGAATCCATTCAGGGGGACGGCGGCATCATAGTCCCGCCCGACGGGTACCTGCCCAGCCTGGAGGGGATTCTGAGGAGGTACGGGATACCCCTAATACTTGATGAGGTGCAGACAGGGATGGGGAGGACCGGCAGGTGGTTCGGGTACCAGCATTTCGGGATTCAGCCTGACATAGTTACCTTAGGTAAGTCGCTGGGCGCTGGACTACCGATCTCAGCCATAGTTGGCAGGGAGGACTTAATGAACTCGCTGCCGGACTTCGCATACTCCTTCACATTATCGGGTAACCCGCTGATATCGCGGGTAGCCCTGAAATCCATACAGATAATCAAGGAGAGAGACCTGCTGAGGAGGGCTGAGAGGTTGGGGGCGCGGACGCTGGAGAGGCTTCGAAGGGTGTGTGAGAGTCACGGGATAGTGGGTGACGTGAGGGGTAAGGGCCTGATGATAGGCGTGGAAATAGTTAAGAGTAAGGAGGGTAAGGAGAAAGGGTTCGAAGAGGTTAAGAAGATCGTGTGGAGAGCCTACGAGCTGGGACTCTTCCTCATGTTCCTCGCCGGCAACGTAATAAGGATACAGCCACCGCTCACTATAGAGGAGGAGACTCTTGATGAAGGTCTGGACATATTTGAGAAGGCGGTGGAGGACGTCGAGGAAGGCAGGGTAAGTGATGAGGCGCTGGCCAGGATTAAGGGATGGTGA